The window ATGCTTGAAAATATTATATGACAATTTTTATATTATTGCTGAATTAATAAAGGAGCCAAGTATGACCAAACGTCTGTTCTCCAGTATTCTTCTCGTTTTAGCACTTTTAGCAATTGCAGTTTTTTTGAGACAGCATACAGTGTTCTTTTTATCAGTTCAGATTGCCGCAGCAGTAATACTGCTTGGAGTCGGTTTTTGTGTTGTTAAAGATGTAATTCGACCCATTAATATCCTTACTTCTGATATAAAAATGATTTCAGAAGGTAATTTCAAATCCATTCATAGTAGTAATTTTATGGGTGAACTTGGTGACCTTGAACGTGAGCTTGGCAGACTCACCGATATTTTAAATGAAAAGGTCGGTATGAATGAGTCTATGCTTTCAAGCATTATGACTCCTATGGTTCTTGTGGGAGTAGATGGAAATATTCGGTGGTTGAATGAAAGCATTTTGAGATTGCTCGAAATTGATTCAGCACCAGATGAACTGATTGGCGAAGATTTTTCAATATTTTTCTATGGTGTTAAGCAAGAGACTGTTTCTGAAAGTTGCCTGAAAGATAGGGAAAAGAAATTCGCAAAATCTCAGGTTACAAGCCGGAAGGGCAATATCAAATATATATCAGTTGCTTCTTCTCCAATCTTTGATACCAGAGATAATCTTATCGGTGGTTTTACTACAATTATGGATTTTACAAATATTAAGCTGAAAGAAGATTTTATAACTAATCAAAATAACAAGATTGCCCAGGGTGTTTCTGATGCGAGAAAGATTTCAGAGCAGCTTGCAACGGCATCTGAAGAGATCAGCACAGATGTTAACAATTCTAATAACGGGATTCTGGATCAGTGTTCAAGAACAGAAGAAGTTTCTTCTGCAATGGAGCAAATGAATTTATCTATTCTGGATGTTTCCCGAAGTGCAAGTGATACATCTCATGTCGCTAGACAAACGCAGGATACGGCCCTGTCCGGTGGGAAGTTGGTAAGTAATATCATAAAGGTAATGCATGAGGTTAATGATAAGGCCAGTCATCTTAAAGGTGAAATGGCAACTCTGGAGGGGCATAGTAAAGGAATTTCCTCCATTATGCAGGTTATTTCAGATATCGCTGATCAGACAAATCTTTTAGCTCTAAATGCTGCTATTGAAGCAGCACGAGCCGGGGAAGCAGGGCGTGGATTTTCCGTAGTTGCTGATGAAATACGAAAGCTGGCTGAAAAAACAATGGTGGCGACAAAGGATGTTGGCGGCTATATCACTGCAATTCAAGGTAGCTCAACCCAAAGCATTGATGCGACAGACAAGACTTTGGGAAGTATAGAAGAAGCTACAGATATTTGTGATGATGCCGGAGAAGCTCTGGATAAGATTCTTGGTTTTTCCAAAGAAACAGCAGAGCAGGTCGAGAGCATTGCCTCAGCTTCAGAGCTACAGTCTGCCGCCAGTGAAGAAATTAATAAAGCACTTGATGAAGTTACAGAAATTGCATCAAAAACTTCCGATTCAATGCAAAATGCAGCTCAATCTGTTGCTGAATTGGCCAGTTTAGCGATTGAATTAGATAACTATATGATTGCTATGGAAAAACAAGAAGAATCATAGAGCGATTTATTATTAAAGTAGAAAGTTGTGCGGCCAGAGTTTTGTTAAAAACTCTGGCCGTTTGTTATTTGAAGACTTACTTTTTATTCATTGCAGTAATTTTTGATTTGCTTGGCATAAAGAATATTAATGGAATCAGTAGCAGGAACAGGCAGCCAAAGATAAATGAGATGTCGTTATATGCAAGCATTTTGGCTTGATTTACAATAACTTTTTGTATCATTCCAACAGCTATTTGGGAGGCTGATATTGAGTTTATCCCCAGTTCTTGGA of the Maridesulfovibrio zosterae DSM 11974 genome contains:
- a CDS encoding methyl-accepting chemotaxis protein, giving the protein MTKRLFSSILLVLALLAIAVFLRQHTVFFLSVQIAAAVILLGVGFCVVKDVIRPINILTSDIKMISEGNFKSIHSSNFMGELGDLERELGRLTDILNEKVGMNESMLSSIMTPMVLVGVDGNIRWLNESILRLLEIDSAPDELIGEDFSIFFYGVKQETVSESCLKDREKKFAKSQVTSRKGNIKYISVASSPIFDTRDNLIGGFTTIMDFTNIKLKEDFITNQNNKIAQGVSDARKISEQLATASEEISTDVNNSNNGILDQCSRTEEVSSAMEQMNLSILDVSRSASDTSHVARQTQDTALSGGKLVSNIIKVMHEVNDKASHLKGEMATLEGHSKGISSIMQVISDIADQTNLLALNAAIEAARAGEAGRGFSVVADEIRKLAEKTMVATKDVGGYITAIQGSSTQSIDATDKTLGSIEEATDICDDAGEALDKILGFSKETAEQVESIASASELQSAASEEINKALDEVTEIASKTSDSMQNAAQSVAELASLAIELDNYMIAMEKQEES